In the genome of Marinomonas algicola, the window AGCGTTGCATTTAATTGTAAATTAACACTAAAGATTCTATTAATAATCTTAATCTTCCGCTATTAATTAGCCTTTATATTAGCCCGTTCTATTTATTACTTTTAGAGAACAAATATGGGATCTTCATTAAACTGGTCACTCATCACACTTCTGGTGTTGTTTCTTTCTGCCTGCAGTACAAATAAATCGAATGACTTTACTGAAAAAGCCCTCTCGACTTCAGAGAACCTAGTGGATAAGCACCCTTTGTGGGAAAGCTTTGAAGATGAAAATACGTTACATAATGGCACCGCCCTTAAACTAACTGATCTCATTGATTTACCTGAATTAATCCCACTTATTCAATATGCACACACAAATAACCCTAATATCCTTCAAGATGCTTTATCGGTTGAAATACAATCCGAAAATGTTAAAACCAACCAAAAGAATTCCCAACCAACACTCGCCGCAAATGTAAATACAAACAAAAGCAAAGGCAGCGACCTTACCTTTACCCCTAGTGTGACCATTCGATGGGAAGCGGATTTATGGCAGAAGTTAGCATTAGAAGAAAAAGTAAGTGTCAGTTTGTATCAGCAAAATTTAGCGTCTTTAAAAGCCGCACAAAACAGTCTTTCAGCGAAGATAATTAAAAACTGGTTACAGCAGGTTTATCAGCAGAGAATCATTGATATTAATACCCAACGGGTTGATTTATTAGAAAAAAATGCTGGATTAGTACTAAAACAGTTTAAAAATGGATTAGGTTCATTAGAAGATAAAAATACCGCTCAGACAGCCAGTGAAAAAGCAAAATCAACGCTTCTCAACGATAAAGAAAATTTGGCCATCACACAGCGCACTCTTAACCTGTATCTTGGC includes:
- a CDS encoding TolC family protein, translating into MGSSLNWSLITLLVLFLSACSTNKSNDFTEKALSTSENLVDKHPLWESFEDENTLHNGTALKLTDLIDLPELIPLIQYAHTNNPNILQDALSVEIQSENVKTNQKNSQPTLAANVNTNKSKGSDLTFTPSVTIRWEADLWQKLALEEKVSVSLYQQNLASLKAAQNSLSAKIIKNWLQQVYQQRIIDINTQRVDLLEKNAGLVLKQFKNGLGSLEDKNTAQTASEKAKSTLLNDKENLAITQRTLNLYLGLTDSQSNKPASLISKQYPEVISPLSVFGVQNLQGRPDLRAAFISIKINELTTDIAYKALLPSFSLQASLTNSSRSLRDALFTSPVWSLLGQLSAPLFQQGQLKSNIKIAELKTAQAYQNYKEALSNALFEVENAVSLEKTLEGRQLSIQNALNSSRKSLQQYQKKYRSGLVDLSDLINAQQNTFNLEAELESLLLLRLSNRIDLGLALGLGSPTVFGETK